One Zingiber officinale cultivar Zhangliang chromosome 10B, Zo_v1.1, whole genome shotgun sequence genomic window, ATACACTTGCTTCAGAGCTTACAGGATGATCTAAGGTCAGGAATAAGCAGCTTGGAAGGTGGTGCAGAAAGGGAAAGGAATAGGGACAGGGAAGGCCTAATTCTCATCAACCACCCTTTCAACCAGGCCATAATTCTCCGAGGATCATTGGATGCTAACGGAAACGAAGGCCAAGAGTCGAATAACAGCGGCGTCGGTGCCGCCTCACTGGGGGACTACTTCATCGGACCAGGATTGGACATCCTGTTGCAGCATTTAGCAGACAATGATCCAAATAAGTATGGCACTCCACCAGCTAAAAAAGAAGCCATAGATGCCTTACCAACAGTGAGGATTGAGGAAGAAGCCATAGGTTGCTCAATCTGTCTTGAGGACTTCGATGTCGGTTTGGAAGCTAAAGAGATGCCATGCAAACACAAATTCCACAGCGAATGTATCCTGCCATGGCTGCAACTCCACAGCTCGTGCCCACTTTGTAGGTCTCAGTTGCCTGCTGATGAATCAAAAATTTCAAATGGGTCTAGGAATAGCAATAGAATGGACATTACTGATGCTGATCGTCATAACAACTTATGGGTTCCTGTCCCATGGCCTTTCAATGGGCTCTTCTCATTATCAGCTTCTCAGAACAGCGCGAACTCAACCTCGAACCCACCACCATCGTCATCCTCCAACCCTGGAAACAGTGACTCCCACAGCGAGGAGAATTGAGTGTGTTGGATCTTTTCTATGGTGAAAGTGGACAACTTAGAGGGTTTCAAGGTGTCAATTCATGTTCTCTGTTTAACTTGTTTTGTTCAGGGAAGATGTAAGAATTGAACGTAAATTATGGTTGTATGCGCCTTTTGTTTAACTTGTTTTGTTCAGGGAAGATGTAAGAAGTGAACGTAAATTATGGTTGTATGCACCTTTGCCACCGAGAGGTTTGTTGGAAAGATACATAGTAGATGATGTGAAGTATTGGGAATTTTCTGTTCAGGGATTTGGGAATTTGTTCATTATTTACTTTTGAAACAAAAAGTTCACAAAGTCATTCTGTTTACAGTGAAAAAATTTGTAcagtgaaaaaaaaaagttaaaaaaaaacttaaaaaataaaaataaaaataaaaaaaacataaaaaaaatgtaaaaaaataaaaaaaaaagtaaaaaaataatctaaaaaaataaaaaatagaaaaaatttaaaaagtataaaaataaaaaacctaaaaaaaataaaaaaaagtttaaaaaaacgtaaaaaaaataaaaattgggaaaaaagtaaaaaaaaaactaaaaataataaaaactttaaaaattggaaaaaacaaaaaaaaattaaaaattaaaaaattaaaaacgtaaaaataataaaaataaaaacaaaaaaaaaattaaaataaaaaaattaaaataaaaaaattaaaaacgtaaaaataataaaaataaaaataaaaaaattttaaaaacaatttttttaaaaaaataaaaaaatgtaaaaaaagtaaaaaaaacataaaaataagaaaaacatagagtttaaataataataataataataataataataataataataataatatgtataattggttttgtaattgagggtaatacagtaaaatattaaactaggttattcattaaaatcttcaaacaaacaaggttttgttgcattacctaggttgaaccaaataacatttAGTTATGTTTTATTGCCCATAACCATAGTTATATGATTACCCGGTAAttacataactaaggttatacatgataacttgaaccaaacacaccctaaaagATAATTGATAGAATGTGTAAATGAAAGATTATAAAATAGTTCTCCCTCTATCTAAAATATAGGTCTTTGCTCCATTAAAGAGTTGCAAAAGGTGAAATCGCTCACCTTTAGTGCCTCCGTCGTACCcaacccaaggccatcacgagaaAGGTAAATCACAGTAGCCGAGAGAACAAGTGGTGGGTGGGGTGAGATACACAGGGTCCTACGATTTATGCCCCGACATCCCTGTGGTTCGACCCCGTGTTCTCAACTGCAAACGTGACCACCACTTACCATCTTAGATAACCCTGTGGGGGTTTTTTGCTCCATCAAAGAGGCTAAGTAAGAAGAGAGGtcaagagaaagaaaaacaattaTCTAAGGGACTTGAAGGTCATTATGATTCAAGATATGTTTTACTTTTAAGTATCATATTGTGAAAATCATTTAGTTCAAAACATTGGGTATTAAGGAATATACAATAACTTAATTTACATATGCATGTTCACATTCATGAAAATATATGTTATGATAATAACGTAATCTAAAAAACTATAATTATTTTTGATGAATAGTATTCCTGTCAAATCCTGTGGATTGCCAAGCCATCAATTAATGAACTTGTTAATTAACATGTATGCGCTCCAGAGACTATCGATGAAGGAGTTGAGAAGGCCTACGATGCACTCATATAGTGTTAGACTGGCATCATCGTGGGAGCCAATGAGGGGATCAGATCTGACAGTCATTGGTTGTCTCCCCATTCATTCAATGCCATATGTTAATAAAGGATATCTAGGAGACCAGATTTGACACTCTCATAACCTCTCGTCCAGTTTTCAAAAGTCATGCGTCCTAGAATATTCTCTGTCACTATTAGTGAGCCCATATATAGTCTAGCCCTGTCCTTAGGAGGAAAAAGGTGATATCCATACGGAGTGACCTTGGGAATATATGAAGTCTAGGTCTGAGACAAAGATGATGTCGGAATCCCCTGCTGAGAAAGGGCGTCGATGACTGGGGCTAAGCCAGAGATGAAGTATGAAACTGTGAGACAGTCCTAGATTGAGGGAGAGTTTGAGACTAAGAGGCTGTCTGAAACTGAGAGGGAGTCTGTTGTTGAGACTCATATAGAGTTTGTTGTTGAAATCGAGAGGCGGTTTGAGACTGAGAGGCAATCTGAGATTGAGAAGGAGTCTATTGTCGAAACTGAGAGGGAGTATATTGCCGAGACTAAGATAGAGTATGTTGCTGAGATTGAGAGACAGTCTGAGACTGAGAGAGAGTCTGAGACTGAGAGAGAGTTTGATACCGAGAGTGAGATATGGCTAGTGGTTTGTCCTTTGATTAGACTTAAAAAAATGAGGATGAGTGTACTAAGCATGTTCAATCAAGTATGAGTCTTATTTGAGCGGAGTTAACCTTCCTTTGGGTCAGGTTTAatccatcttgactttgactgacaAATCAACATGACTCTTGTCCCGTGGGACACGTAAAGGCTGAAGGAAGCCGTCACATAATAATTCTCCCCTTTAAGTCAAGTCGGAGGAGGCGTAGTTCGAATAACTAGACTGTGCTGACTTGTCTATTACCTACCACTccaatcttttcaaaatattagtATAGCATGGATCATGTTGATGGTTGGCGACTGAGATTGCAATTGAGACTAAGATAAAGGACGACCAAGTCAAAGGCCAAGGCACTAAGAGTGTTGGTGGTTGAGACTACAGTTGGGATTGAGATAAAAGACTATCAAGTGAAAGGCGAAGGCATTGAGATGTTGGCTACTAAGACTGCTACTAAGATTGGGATAAGAAATTGTTAAGTCAAAGGCCAAGGTACTGAGAGTGTTGGCGACTAGGGGTGGTTGATGTGGTACAAATTGCAAGTGTACAGTTGTTgtcaactaataaaatatcaaatcTATAGGAATTGGCGGCTAAGTACTAGTCTACTAAATAAATGCAATTGTGTAGACTAATTGTGAGGTTTGAATTGTGTAAGAGTAAGAAATCTAAGGAGAAAAATTAGAGAATATAATGAGAAAAGAGTATTAAGTGAGACGAGAGAAAAGAAAGatagaaaataatattttcatatttatataaTATGAGAATTAATCAGATTACATTAATAGATAATTGATAGAATGTGtaaatgaaatattataaaatagtCCTCCTTCTATCTAATATATAGATCTTTACTTCATTAAAGAGCTATAAAAGGTGAAATCGCTCACCTCCAGTGCTTCCATCATACCcaacccaaggccatcacgaggaaGGTAAATCACAGTAACCGAAAGGGCACGTGGTGGGTGGGGTGAGGTACACAGAGTCCGGAGATTTATACCCCGACATCCCTGTGGTTCGACCCCTCGTTTTCAGCTGCAAACGTAACCACCATTTACTATCTCAGATAACCCCGTGAGAATTTTTTCTCCATCAAAGAGGCTAAGTAAGAAGAGAGGTCAAGAGAGAGAAACACAATTGTCTAAGGGACTTGAAGGTCATTATCATTCAAGATATGTTTTACTTTTAAGTATCATATTGTGAAAATCATTTAGTTCAAAACATTAGGTATTAAGGAATATACAATAACTTAATTTATATATGCATATTCACATTCATGAAGATATATGTTATGATAACAACAAAATCTAGCAAACtataattatttttatgaatAGTATTCCTATCAAATCCTATGGATTGCCAAGCCATCAATCAATGAACTTGTTAATTAGCGTGTATGCGCTCTAAAGACTATTGATGAAGGAGATGATAAGGCCTGAGATGCACTCAAATAGTGTTAGACTAGCATCATCGTGGGAGCCAATAAGGGGATCAGATCTGACAGTCATTGGTTGCCTCCCCATTCATTCAATGGCACGTGCTAATAGAGGGTATCTAGGAGACCATATTTGACACCCTCATAACCTCTCCTCCAGTTTTCAGAAGTCCTGCATCCTAGAAAATTCTCTGTCACTGTTAGTGAGCCCGTATATAGTTTACTCCTATCTTTAGGAGGAAAAAGGTTATATCCATGCGGAGTGGCCTTGGGAATATATGAAGTCTAGGTCTGAGACTGAGACAAAGATGATGTCAGAATCCCCTACTGAGAAAGGGCGTCGATGACTGGGGCTAAGCTAGAGATAAAGTATGAAACTGTAAGGCAGTCCTAGATTGAGGGAGAATCTGAGACTGAGAGGGAGTCTGAAACTGAGAGGGAGTCTGTTGTCGAGACTGAGAGGGAATCTGTTGCCGAGACTCAGATAGAGTTTGCTGCTTAAACCAAGAGGTAGTTTGAGACTGAGAGGCAATTTGAGACTGAGTGGAAGTCTATTGTCGAAACTGAGAGGGAGTATGTTGCCGAGACTAAGATAGAGTATGTTGCCAAGATCGAGAGGTAGTTTGAGACTGAGAGAGAGTCCGAGACTGAGATAGAGTTTGTTACCAAGAGTGAGATATGGCTAGTAGTTTATCCTTTGATTGTACTTGAATAATGAGGATGAGTGTACTGAGCATGTTCAATCAAGTATGAGTCTCATTTGAGCGGAGTTAACCTTCCTTTGGGTCAGGTTTAATCCATCTTGACTTTGGCTAACATATCAACATAACTCTTGTCCCGTGGGACACGTAAAGGCTAAAGGAAGCCGTCACATAAtaagcctcccctttaagtcaaGTCGGAGGAGGCGTAGTTTGACTGATTGGACTGTGTTGACTTGTCCATTACCTACCGCTCCAATCTTTTCAAAAAATTAGTATAAGGTTGGTTGTTGGAGAGAGAAACCCTCACATTTAAGGGATGTTAAATGCTGGGGCATGTATCACGTTGATGGTTGGCGATCAAGATTGCAATTGAGACTGAGATAAAGGATGACCAAGTCAAAGGCCAAGGCACTAAGAGTGTTGGTGGTTGAGACTGCAATTGGGATTGAGATAAAAGACTATCAAGTGAAAGGCGAAGGCATTGAGATATTGGCTACTAAGACTGCTATTAAGATTGGAATAAGAAATTGTAAAGTCAAAG contains:
- the LOC122029922 gene encoding E3 ubiquitin-protein ligase SIRP1-like, which encodes MSEGPGGRYWCHACNQLVNPVMEPELKCPLCDDGFVEEMESRGLNDSDSDSDSVGSDRSLALWAPILREMLGGSSRSRREADHEDSDLDREFENFVRRRRRRSAIIHLLQSLQDDLRSGISSLEGGAERERNRDREGLILINHPFNQAIILRGSLDANGNEGQESNNSGVGAASLGDYFIGPGLDILLQHLADNDPNKYGTPPAKKEAIDALPTVRIEEEAIGCSICLEDFDVGLEAKEMPCKHKFHSECILPWLQLHSSCPLCRSQLPADESKISNGSRNSNRMDITDADRHNNLWVPVPWPFNGLFSLSASQNSANSTSNPPPSSSSNPGNSDSHSEEN